A section of the Pseudomonas lini genome encodes:
- a CDS encoding DUF3094 domain-containing protein — MTSRLNPDDQKHVEEYLRLSQHQVERRPFRPWMLLVVVLAVTIGLGLLSRLISYLTL, encoded by the coding sequence ATGACCAGCCGCCTGAACCCGGACGACCAAAAGCATGTCGAAGAGTACCTGCGCCTGTCCCAACACCAAGTCGAGCGCCGGCCTTTCCGGCCGTGGATGCTCCTGGTAGTGGTGTTGGCAGTGACCATTGGTTTAGGCCTGTTGAGCCGACTTATCAGTTACCTGACGCTATGA